ACCCGTCGCGCCCGTTCGCCGCCGCCACGAGGTAGCCGCCGGCCGCCGGTGCGGTCACGACGTCGACGGTGGAGAGCTGGCGGTCGATGTCGTCGAGGTCGCCGTACGCCCGGTACAGCGTCCACCGGTCCCGCGGACCGAACCCCCAGCTGGTGGTCCACGGCCCGTAGCCGGCACGGCTCTGCACCCCGAGCGCGCCGGGCGCCGCCCGGTAGCAGACCTCGCCGGCGCACGACTCGGGCTCCCGGTCACCGGCGGGCGGCGCCTCGGCCCGGGTCCAGGTCCGGCCGCCGTCGCGGCTCACCCCCCAGCTCTTGACCTCGCCCCACGAGTAGCCGGCACCGAGATAGATCCGGCCGTCGGCGACCTCGACCCGCTGCGCCTCGAACACGTAGGACGCCGAGGTGGCGGCCACCCCGGTCAGGGCCAGTGGCAGCAGCACCGCCACCCGCAACGCCCGGAAGCGGCGCGGGCCGAGGCGGACCGGGGTGCGGTGCGCGCGCCCGAGCGACCACCACGACACGGCCAGCGCCGGCAGGGCCAGCAGGTCGGTCACGTCGGCCCGGACCAGGGACGGCGTCACCAGGCTCCAGGCCGCGGAGGCGAGCTGCGCGGCGTACGGGAAAGCTTTGACCAGACCGAAACCGGCCGCGACCGTGAGCATCGCGATCTGCCCGGTGCGGCGTGCCGACAGGCGCGGCGCGATCAGCGTGGCCAGCACCGCGAGCAGCGGCGGCGCCAGCACCAGCCCGGCGACGTCGCTGAGCTTGCCGGTCAGCGGGCCCGGGAACGTGGCTTTGAGCAGGTGGTCGTTGATGACCAGGACGGCGAGTGCGACCACCGTGGACGGATGGCCCAGCCAGGCGAACGTGATCCCCCGTGACGTGTTCACAGTGGAGAACATCACAGCGTCAGGTCACGGGGCCGACACGCTGCGACACCGAATCAGCGCCGCCGGAACAGGAAGGCCGCCACGAAGCCGCCGATCAGGCCGAGCAGGTGGCCCTGCCAGGAGACGGCGCGGTCGGTCGGGAGGATGTTGTAGACCTGGTACCAGTAGAGCAGTCCGATGAAGGCGGCGACCGCCAGGTTCCACCAGCTGTGCTCGACCAGGCCGCGGCCGACGAGCAGGCCGAGGTAACCGAAGATGACGCCGCTGGCGCCGACCACCACGGTGCCCGGGTCGCCGATCAGCCAGACGCCGACGCCGCTGATCAGCATGATGGTCAGCGTCGACCAGATGAACCGGCGCGCGCCGCCGGCCAGCGCGAACGTGCCGACCAGGATGAGCGGCACCGCGTTGCCGTACAGATGGTCCCAGCCGGCGTGCAGGAACGGGCTGAACAGCACGCCGTCCAGGCCGTCCAGGTGCCAGGGCTTGATGCCGCCGGCCACGTCCAGGGTGCCGGCGCCGACGGCCACGTCGAGCGCCTCGATGAGGAACAGGATCGGGATGATCGCGCACATGGTGACGAACGCGCGACCCAGGGAGGCGTAGAAAGCCTCGGTGCCGAACTTCGCCGCGGCGTCGCCACGCGTCTCGGGGGCCCAACTCATCCCTCGATGCTCCCAGGCGGGCGCACCCCCGGCCAGTCAGGACAGCTTGCGGGTGGCCGCCAGGATGGCCGTGCGGAACTTGGAGATCTGCGTGTAGACCCCCGGGTACGCGTCCCGGGCGCAGCCCAGCCCCCAGCTCACGATGCCGACCTGGGCCCAGCGCCCGTCGCGGGCGCGGCGCACCATCGGCCCGCCGGAGTCGCCCTGGCAGGTGTCCACCCCGTGCCGGCCGGCGCAGATCGAGTCGGTCCGGACC
Above is a genomic segment from Actinoplanes ianthinogenes containing:
- a CDS encoding rhomboid family intramembrane serine protease, with protein sequence MSWAPETRGDAAAKFGTEAFYASLGRAFVTMCAIIPILFLIEALDVAVGAGTLDVAGGIKPWHLDGLDGVLFSPFLHAGWDHLYGNAVPLILVGTFALAGGARRFIWSTLTIMLISGVGVWLIGDPGTVVVGASGVIFGYLGLLVGRGLVEHSWWNLAVAAFIGLLYWYQVYNILPTDRAVSWQGHLLGLIGGFVAAFLFRRR